A genomic window from Tachyglossus aculeatus isolate mTacAcu1 chromosome 9, mTacAcu1.pri, whole genome shotgun sequence includes:
- the ESCO2 gene encoding N-acetyltransferase ESCO2 isoform X1, protein MATVTPRKRNRRTTNCAGVITLNYKSQQEFEMKVFAQVREEKAVQQHFSPKFLQFRKKYCSLLPGNPMKKLILDFTDVTSPLSNVTSKKQISKASDETKENPCQVVPQSVSWQGNKPPFQTAFPAKKTPGPSPFKSSKPGSPYKSAVSTITFYNKENQYLNPLERKLVKESRSVCHKNNSIVFPVPSLSEKMKLKVTLSKKASSRIQKSSASRFQTSSRHTKTVAKNLTKNKENGASFKPVEKKTGVATENNLGNASHVLSLRVKPKVTLQIGAAFFATRKKSHPVPRKGSLDTRPAFDPAKKALSKEIVDADLPKRDVNKTAEASQRPKEKLEVRGLITRNESGMKQNKSSGSDCKTFPTRESASENSGKAVAYPIFGTPSTNKKRIQPPSEDLSSPGSGTSIDVASELFKQPHNQKVIKNTRDLNQGFKDQFVIDAGQKHFGATICKSCGMIYTAASPEDEVQHAQYHQRFVEGIKFIGWKKERIVAEFWDGKVIMVLPDDPRYAIRKAEDVRELVDKELGFKQVVLSCPSKTKTYLFVSNEKKVVGCLIAEQIKKAFRVFSEPASPGSPNSQTLERHRAWRCSSTPEAALCGISRIWVFSLMRRKGIAGRLMDVVRNTFMYGGHLDINEIAFSDPTPDGKLFATKYCNTPNFLVYNFIG, encoded by the exons ATGGCAACAGTAACTCCCAGGAAAAGGAATCGCAGGACCACCAACTGTGCTGG agTAATTACCCTGAACTATAAGTCTCAGCAAGAATTTGAAATGAAAGTATTTGCCCAGGTGAGAGAAGAGAAGGCAGTACAGCAGCACTTTTCTCCCAAATTTTTGCAATTCAGAAAGAAATACTGCAG TTTATTACCTGGAAACCCAATGAAGAAACTAATACTGGACTTCACAGATGTTACATCTCCATTATCAAATGTGACCTCTAAAAAGCAGATCTCAAAAGCCAGTGACGAGACAAAAGAAAATCCGTGTCAGGTAGTCCCACAAAGCGTTTCATGGCAGGGCAATAAGCCACCATTTCAAACAGCCTTTCCTGCTAAAAAGACACCTGGACCGTCACCATTTAAGTCTTCAAAACCGGGCTCTCCATATAaatctgctgtatccactataacCTTTTATAACAAGGAGAATCAGTATCTTAATCCCCTGGAGAGGAAGCTGGTCAAAGAAAGCAGATCAGTTTGCCACAAAAACAATAGTATAGTCTTTCCTGTGCCCAGTTTATCTGAGAAAATGAAGCTAAAGGTGACCCTTTCCAAAAAGGCAAGTTCGAGAATTCAGAAGAGTTCAGCTTCCAGGTTTCAAACGAGCTCCAGACATACAAAGACCGTAGCAAAGAACTTGACAAAAAACAAGGAAAATGGAGCTTCTTTCAAACCTGTGGAAAAGAAAACTGGAGTCGCAACTGAAAATAATTTGGGTAATGCTTCACATGTACTAAGCCTAAGGGTTAAACCAAAGGTGACGCTCCAGATTGGAGCAGCATTTTTTGCTACTAGAAAGAAATCCCACCCTGTCCCTAGAAAGGGGTCTTTGGACACCAGACCAGCATTTGACCCAGCAAAGAAGGCCCTATCAAAAGAGATTGTGGATGCAGATTTGCCTAAAAGAGATGTTAATAAAACTGCTGAAGCAAGCCAACGCCCAAAGGAGAAGTTGGAAGTTAGGGGTTTGATCACAAGAAATGAAAgtggaatgaaacaaaacaag AGTTCAGGCAGTGATTGCAAGACTTTTCCTACCAGGGAATCTGCCAGTGAGAACAGTGGGAAAG CTGTTGCCTATCCCATCTTTGGTACACCTTCAACCAACAAGAAAAG AATTCAACCACCCTCAGAAGATCTTTCATCTCCAGGATCCGGAACATCTATTGATGTGGCGTCTGAACTCTTTAAACAGCCTCATAACCAGAAAGTCATCAAGAATACCAGAGACTTAAACCAAGGATTCAAAGACCAGTTTGTTATT GATGCAGGTCAGAAGCATTTTGGGGCCACTATATGCAAATCATGTGGCATGATCTACACAGCTGCCAGCCCTGAAGATGAAGTACAACATGCTCAGTATCACCAGAGATTTGTGGAGGGAATTAAATTCATT GGCTGGAAGAAAGAACGTATAGTAGCAGAGTTTTGGGATGGGAAGGTCATAATGGTTCTGCCAGATGATCCAAGATACGCCATCAGAAAG GCAGAAGATGTCCGAGAACTTGTAGATAAGGAACTGGGATTTAAGCAGGTTGTGCTGAGCTGTCCAAGCAAAACTAAAACCTACCTGTTTGTGTCCAATGAAAAGAAGGTGGTTGGATGTTTAATCGCAGAGCAAATCAAAAAG GCATTCCGAGTGTTTTCAGAACCAGCCAGTCCAGGATCTCCCAACAGTCAAACGTTGGAGCGTCACCGGGCCTGGCGCTGCTCAAGTACCCCGGAAGCTGCGCTCTGTGGAATCAGTAGGATCTGGGTCTTTAGCCTGATGCGGAGAAAGGGCATTGCAGGTCGTCTGATGGATGTTGTCAG GAATACATTCATGTATGGAGGTCACCTCGACATCAACGAAATTGCCTTTTCTGATCCAACACCAGATGGCAAATTATTTGCCACTAAATACTGCAATACTCCAAATTTTCTTGTGTATAATTTTATTGGTTAA
- the ESCO2 gene encoding N-acetyltransferase ESCO2 isoform X2 has product MATVTPRKRNRRTTNCAGLLPGNPMKKLILDFTDVTSPLSNVTSKKQISKASDETKENPCQVVPQSVSWQGNKPPFQTAFPAKKTPGPSPFKSSKPGSPYKSAVSTITFYNKENQYLNPLERKLVKESRSVCHKNNSIVFPVPSLSEKMKLKVTLSKKASSRIQKSSASRFQTSSRHTKTVAKNLTKNKENGASFKPVEKKTGVATENNLGNASHVLSLRVKPKVTLQIGAAFFATRKKSHPVPRKGSLDTRPAFDPAKKALSKEIVDADLPKRDVNKTAEASQRPKEKLEVRGLITRNESGMKQNKSSGSDCKTFPTRESASENSGKAVAYPIFGTPSTNKKRIQPPSEDLSSPGSGTSIDVASELFKQPHNQKVIKNTRDLNQGFKDQFVIDAGQKHFGATICKSCGMIYTAASPEDEVQHAQYHQRFVEGIKFIGWKKERIVAEFWDGKVIMVLPDDPRYAIRKAEDVRELVDKELGFKQVVLSCPSKTKTYLFVSNEKKVVGCLIAEQIKKAFRVFSEPASPGSPNSQTLERHRAWRCSSTPEAALCGISRIWVFSLMRRKGIAGRLMDVVRNTFMYGGHLDINEIAFSDPTPDGKLFATKYCNTPNFLVYNFIG; this is encoded by the exons ATGGCAACAGTAACTCCCAGGAAAAGGAATCGCAGGACCACCAACTGTGCTGG TTTATTACCTGGAAACCCAATGAAGAAACTAATACTGGACTTCACAGATGTTACATCTCCATTATCAAATGTGACCTCTAAAAAGCAGATCTCAAAAGCCAGTGACGAGACAAAAGAAAATCCGTGTCAGGTAGTCCCACAAAGCGTTTCATGGCAGGGCAATAAGCCACCATTTCAAACAGCCTTTCCTGCTAAAAAGACACCTGGACCGTCACCATTTAAGTCTTCAAAACCGGGCTCTCCATATAaatctgctgtatccactataacCTTTTATAACAAGGAGAATCAGTATCTTAATCCCCTGGAGAGGAAGCTGGTCAAAGAAAGCAGATCAGTTTGCCACAAAAACAATAGTATAGTCTTTCCTGTGCCCAGTTTATCTGAGAAAATGAAGCTAAAGGTGACCCTTTCCAAAAAGGCAAGTTCGAGAATTCAGAAGAGTTCAGCTTCCAGGTTTCAAACGAGCTCCAGACATACAAAGACCGTAGCAAAGAACTTGACAAAAAACAAGGAAAATGGAGCTTCTTTCAAACCTGTGGAAAAGAAAACTGGAGTCGCAACTGAAAATAATTTGGGTAATGCTTCACATGTACTAAGCCTAAGGGTTAAACCAAAGGTGACGCTCCAGATTGGAGCAGCATTTTTTGCTACTAGAAAGAAATCCCACCCTGTCCCTAGAAAGGGGTCTTTGGACACCAGACCAGCATTTGACCCAGCAAAGAAGGCCCTATCAAAAGAGATTGTGGATGCAGATTTGCCTAAAAGAGATGTTAATAAAACTGCTGAAGCAAGCCAACGCCCAAAGGAGAAGTTGGAAGTTAGGGGTTTGATCACAAGAAATGAAAgtggaatgaaacaaaacaag AGTTCAGGCAGTGATTGCAAGACTTTTCCTACCAGGGAATCTGCCAGTGAGAACAGTGGGAAAG CTGTTGCCTATCCCATCTTTGGTACACCTTCAACCAACAAGAAAAG AATTCAACCACCCTCAGAAGATCTTTCATCTCCAGGATCCGGAACATCTATTGATGTGGCGTCTGAACTCTTTAAACAGCCTCATAACCAGAAAGTCATCAAGAATACCAGAGACTTAAACCAAGGATTCAAAGACCAGTTTGTTATT GATGCAGGTCAGAAGCATTTTGGGGCCACTATATGCAAATCATGTGGCATGATCTACACAGCTGCCAGCCCTGAAGATGAAGTACAACATGCTCAGTATCACCAGAGATTTGTGGAGGGAATTAAATTCATT GGCTGGAAGAAAGAACGTATAGTAGCAGAGTTTTGGGATGGGAAGGTCATAATGGTTCTGCCAGATGATCCAAGATACGCCATCAGAAAG GCAGAAGATGTCCGAGAACTTGTAGATAAGGAACTGGGATTTAAGCAGGTTGTGCTGAGCTGTCCAAGCAAAACTAAAACCTACCTGTTTGTGTCCAATGAAAAGAAGGTGGTTGGATGTTTAATCGCAGAGCAAATCAAAAAG GCATTCCGAGTGTTTTCAGAACCAGCCAGTCCAGGATCTCCCAACAGTCAAACGTTGGAGCGTCACCGGGCCTGGCGCTGCTCAAGTACCCCGGAAGCTGCGCTCTGTGGAATCAGTAGGATCTGGGTCTTTAGCCTGATGCGGAGAAAGGGCATTGCAGGTCGTCTGATGGATGTTGTCAG GAATACATTCATGTATGGAGGTCACCTCGACATCAACGAAATTGCCTTTTCTGATCCAACACCAGATGGCAAATTATTTGCCACTAAATACTGCAATACTCCAAATTTTCTTGTGTATAATTTTATTGGTTAA
- the ESCO2 gene encoding N-acetyltransferase ESCO2 isoform X3 — MKKLILDFTDVTSPLSNVTSKKQISKASDETKENPCQVVPQSVSWQGNKPPFQTAFPAKKTPGPSPFKSSKPGSPYKSAVSTITFYNKENQYLNPLERKLVKESRSVCHKNNSIVFPVPSLSEKMKLKVTLSKKASSRIQKSSASRFQTSSRHTKTVAKNLTKNKENGASFKPVEKKTGVATENNLGNASHVLSLRVKPKVTLQIGAAFFATRKKSHPVPRKGSLDTRPAFDPAKKALSKEIVDADLPKRDVNKTAEASQRPKEKLEVRGLITRNESGMKQNKSSGSDCKTFPTRESASENSGKAVAYPIFGTPSTNKKRIQPPSEDLSSPGSGTSIDVASELFKQPHNQKVIKNTRDLNQGFKDQFVIDAGQKHFGATICKSCGMIYTAASPEDEVQHAQYHQRFVEGIKFIGWKKERIVAEFWDGKVIMVLPDDPRYAIRKAEDVRELVDKELGFKQVVLSCPSKTKTYLFVSNEKKVVGCLIAEQIKKAFRVFSEPASPGSPNSQTLERHRAWRCSSTPEAALCGISRIWVFSLMRRKGIAGRLMDVVRNTFMYGGHLDINEIAFSDPTPDGKLFATKYCNTPNFLVYNFIG; from the exons ATGAAGAAACTAATACTGGACTTCACAGATGTTACATCTCCATTATCAAATGTGACCTCTAAAAAGCAGATCTCAAAAGCCAGTGACGAGACAAAAGAAAATCCGTGTCAGGTAGTCCCACAAAGCGTTTCATGGCAGGGCAATAAGCCACCATTTCAAACAGCCTTTCCTGCTAAAAAGACACCTGGACCGTCACCATTTAAGTCTTCAAAACCGGGCTCTCCATATAaatctgctgtatccactataacCTTTTATAACAAGGAGAATCAGTATCTTAATCCCCTGGAGAGGAAGCTGGTCAAAGAAAGCAGATCAGTTTGCCACAAAAACAATAGTATAGTCTTTCCTGTGCCCAGTTTATCTGAGAAAATGAAGCTAAAGGTGACCCTTTCCAAAAAGGCAAGTTCGAGAATTCAGAAGAGTTCAGCTTCCAGGTTTCAAACGAGCTCCAGACATACAAAGACCGTAGCAAAGAACTTGACAAAAAACAAGGAAAATGGAGCTTCTTTCAAACCTGTGGAAAAGAAAACTGGAGTCGCAACTGAAAATAATTTGGGTAATGCTTCACATGTACTAAGCCTAAGGGTTAAACCAAAGGTGACGCTCCAGATTGGAGCAGCATTTTTTGCTACTAGAAAGAAATCCCACCCTGTCCCTAGAAAGGGGTCTTTGGACACCAGACCAGCATTTGACCCAGCAAAGAAGGCCCTATCAAAAGAGATTGTGGATGCAGATTTGCCTAAAAGAGATGTTAATAAAACTGCTGAAGCAAGCCAACGCCCAAAGGAGAAGTTGGAAGTTAGGGGTTTGATCACAAGAAATGAAAgtggaatgaaacaaaacaag AGTTCAGGCAGTGATTGCAAGACTTTTCCTACCAGGGAATCTGCCAGTGAGAACAGTGGGAAAG CTGTTGCCTATCCCATCTTTGGTACACCTTCAACCAACAAGAAAAG AATTCAACCACCCTCAGAAGATCTTTCATCTCCAGGATCCGGAACATCTATTGATGTGGCGTCTGAACTCTTTAAACAGCCTCATAACCAGAAAGTCATCAAGAATACCAGAGACTTAAACCAAGGATTCAAAGACCAGTTTGTTATT GATGCAGGTCAGAAGCATTTTGGGGCCACTATATGCAAATCATGTGGCATGATCTACACAGCTGCCAGCCCTGAAGATGAAGTACAACATGCTCAGTATCACCAGAGATTTGTGGAGGGAATTAAATTCATT GGCTGGAAGAAAGAACGTATAGTAGCAGAGTTTTGGGATGGGAAGGTCATAATGGTTCTGCCAGATGATCCAAGATACGCCATCAGAAAG GCAGAAGATGTCCGAGAACTTGTAGATAAGGAACTGGGATTTAAGCAGGTTGTGCTGAGCTGTCCAAGCAAAACTAAAACCTACCTGTTTGTGTCCAATGAAAAGAAGGTGGTTGGATGTTTAATCGCAGAGCAAATCAAAAAG GCATTCCGAGTGTTTTCAGAACCAGCCAGTCCAGGATCTCCCAACAGTCAAACGTTGGAGCGTCACCGGGCCTGGCGCTGCTCAAGTACCCCGGAAGCTGCGCTCTGTGGAATCAGTAGGATCTGGGTCTTTAGCCTGATGCGGAGAAAGGGCATTGCAGGTCGTCTGATGGATGTTGTCAG GAATACATTCATGTATGGAGGTCACCTCGACATCAACGAAATTGCCTTTTCTGATCCAACACCAGATGGCAAATTATTTGCCACTAAATACTGCAATACTCCAAATTTTCTTGTGTATAATTTTATTGGTTAA
- the PBK gene encoding lymphokine-activated killer T-cell-originated protein kinase: protein MEGTNMFKTPSKLPEKKKSASFTTPTIAIPASPFMQKLGYGTGVNVYLMKRSPKGLSQSPWAVKKINPKCDDHYQSIYQKRLNDEAKILKSLQHPNIVGYRAFTEAQDGSMCLAMEYGGEKSLNDLIEERNTKSRDPFPADTILKVALNMARGLKYLHNEKKLLHGDIKSSNVVIKGDFEAVKICDVGVSLPLDENLTVSDLNVHYIGTEPWKPKEALEDGIITDKADIFAFGLTLWEMMTLSIPHINLPEDDDDEDKTFDEDDFDDEAYYEALGTRPALNMDELDDSYQMVIELFSVCTNEDPKERPSAAQIVQALEDIQ from the exons ATGGAAGGAACGAACATGTTCAAGACTCCTAGCAAATTGCCCGAGAAGAAGAAATCTG CATCATTTACAACTCCTACTATAGCTATCCCAGCCTCTCCATTTATGCAAAAGCTTGGTTATGGAACCGGGGTAAATGTTTACCTTATGAAAAG ATCTCCCAAGGGCTTGTCTCAGTCTCCCTGGGCTGTGAAAAAGATTAATCCTAAATGTGATGATCACTATCAAAGTATTTATCAAAAGAGACTGAATGATGAAGCTAAAATTTTGAAAAGCCTTCAGCATCCCAATATCGTAG GTTACCGTGCCTTCACTGAGGCTCAAGATGGTAGCATGTGCCTTGCTATGGAATACGGCGGGGAAAAGTCTCTCAATGACTTAATAGAAGAAAGAAATACCAAAAGCCGGGATCCTTTCCCAGCAGACACAATTCTCAAAGTTGCTCTGAACATGGCCAGAGGTTTAAAG TATCTGCACAATGAAAAGAAACTGCTTCATGGAGACATCAAATCTTCAAATGTTGTAATTAAAGGAGATTTTGAAGCAGTTAAGATTTGTGACGTGGGTGTCTCCTTGCCCCTGGATGAAAATCTTACTG TGAGTGACCTTAATGTACATTACATTGGCACTGAGCCATGGAAGCCCAAGGAGGCTCTGGAAGATGGTATTATCACTGATAAAGCAGACATCTTTGCCTTTGGGCTAACTCTCTGGGAGATGATGACACTATCCATTCCACATATCAATCTGCCAGAGGACGACGATGATGAGG ATAAAACGTTTGATGAAGATGACTTCGATGACGAGGCATATTACGAGGCTTTGGGAACCAGGCCAGCCCTCAATATGGACGAACTGGACGACTCATACCAGATGGTGATAGAACTGTTTTCTGTCTGTACAAACGAGGATCCAAAAGAGCGTCCTTCAGCTGCACAAATTGTTCAGGCTTTAGAAGacatacagtaa